One Rhinopithecus roxellana isolate Shanxi Qingling chromosome 7, ASM756505v1, whole genome shotgun sequence DNA segment encodes these proteins:
- the LOC115898784 gene encoding putative uncharacterized protein FLJ39060, whose protein sequence is MVDGRTETIINDIFFTEPTPEMSSLPVHSHSSLSLNLISLMVICRGIIKLVIHFRMYCPPRLKAKHIGPTLRPVPLKELRISHWPNECIRHSASVPMATGANGLETKDETKTNAEKCACSVFL, encoded by the exons ATGGTGGATGGCAGAACAGAGACTATCATCAATGACATTTTCTTCACTGAGCCCACCCCAGAAATGAGCTCCCTTCCTGTGCACTCTCACAGCTCCTTGTCGTTGAATCTCATATCACTGATGGTAATTTGCAGAGGAATAATTAAGTTGGTGATTCACTTTAGGATGTACTGCCCTCCGAGGCTGAAAGCTAAACACATAGGGCCCACGTTACGCCCAGTGCCACTTAAGGAACTAAGGATTAGTCACTGG CCCAATGAATGCATCAGACACTCAGCTTCAGTTCCCATGGCAACAGGGGCTAATGGTCTAGAGACTAAGGATGAGACAAAGACAAACGCAGAGAAATGTGCGTGTTCTGTCTTCCTCTGA